In the bacterium genome, one interval contains:
- a CDS encoding response regulator — protein MSSDRKTVLVVEDKASLTQMLQFLFLSKGLNVQIAFNGKEALEKVGGIAPDLILLDIMMPKMDGFQVLEKLKENPETEMIPVIMLTARRSREDMQKARNLGAVEYITKPFKAVEVVDKVLRHIL, from the coding sequence ATGAGCTCAGACAGGAAGACAGTTCTCGTGGTTGAGGACAAGGCATCCCTGACGCAGATGCTCCAGTTCCTTTTCCTTTCCAAGGGTCTGAATGTCCAGATCGCCTTCAACGGCAAGGAAGCCCTGGAAAAGGTGGGCGGCATTGCACCGGACCTCATTCTCCTGGATATCATGATGCCCAAGATGGACGGTTTCCAGGTGCTTGAAAAGCTCAAGGAAAACCCGGAAACTGAAATGATCCCGGTCATCATGCTCACGGCCCGCAGGTCCAGGGAGGACATGCAAAAGGCGAGAAACCTCGGGGCCGTGGAGTACATCACGAAACCTTTCAAGGCGGTGGAGGTCGTGGACAAGGTTCTGCGGCACATTCTCTAG
- a CDS encoding HAMP domain-containing sensor histidine kinase produces MKNTVAVSVGQILTHPFRWVFMSIRRKAIAGLLVILLSAVFVIGLSIISQARNFILAEVQRRAASVARFVGSDLSLAATVEDSRHTVRDVVQRICEDPSIIYASVFDLTGKVLEQNCSRPGYEIRRSLPLSELYDLSADDVKYHVSEDVLEVYSGFNVSTEGQTWFFLLGFDITDVSAIVAKITRLIALNAFIVYILGLLALIAAVNRLTEPLENLTEGIKDLGLGKTPPPVPVRGYDEVGTLSANFNKMVEELVRYRQEVDNYQKHLEEMVVDRTEALNVANSELVRINESLKGANEKLLELDKLKSNFLGIATHELKTPLSVVGGYLDSLQDGFAGELSDSQSGIVSEALGSCHRMEALISDMLDLAKIEAGRMPMEVGEMPVIRAVHKVAGQMIPLLQKKKLTLDILEDGMEAAATFDEDRVIQVLINLVGNAIKFTPENGKITVLARHGRRTDPAFLELIVADTGIGISREDLPHIFEEFAQVGPPGKVEGTGLGLAICKRIVQAHGGKIWAESALGEGTTFHFTLPLVK; encoded by the coding sequence GTGAAAAATACGGTAGCCGTTTCTGTCGGGCAGATCCTGACCCATCCCTTTCGATGGGTTTTCATGAGCATCCGGCGGAAGGCGATCGCAGGCCTGCTCGTCATCCTCCTTTCAGCTGTTTTTGTCATCGGACTCTCCATCATCAGCCAGGCCAGGAACTTTATCCTGGCAGAGGTGCAGCGCCGAGCCGCTTCCGTGGCACGTTTCGTGGGATCTGACCTGAGCCTGGCAGCGACGGTAGAAGACAGCCGGCATACTGTGCGCGATGTGGTGCAGCGGATCTGCGAGGACCCGAGCATCATTTACGCCAGCGTCTTCGACCTGACCGGCAAGGTCCTGGAGCAGAACTGCTCGCGTCCCGGGTACGAGATCAGGAGGTCCCTTCCCTTAAGCGAGCTTTACGACCTTTCCGCAGACGATGTGAAGTACCACGTCTCTGAAGATGTCCTGGAGGTCTACAGCGGCTTTAACGTGTCTACGGAAGGGCAGACCTGGTTTTTTCTCCTCGGTTTTGACATCACAGACGTTTCCGCCATCGTTGCCAAGATCACCAGGCTTATCGCTCTAAACGCCTTTATCGTCTACATCCTGGGGCTCCTGGCTCTCATAGCGGCAGTCAACCGTCTTACGGAACCCCTGGAGAACCTGACGGAGGGGATCAAGGACCTCGGCCTGGGGAAGACACCTCCTCCGGTGCCGGTGAGAGGCTACGATGAGGTGGGCACATTGTCAGCCAACTTCAACAAAATGGTGGAGGAGCTGGTCCGGTACAGGCAGGAGGTGGATAACTACCAGAAGCATCTCGAGGAGATGGTGGTGGACCGGACGGAGGCTCTTAACGTGGCCAACAGCGAACTGGTGCGGATCAACGAGAGCCTTAAAGGAGCCAACGAAAAGCTGCTGGAGCTCGACAAGCTGAAATCCAACTTCCTGGGGATCGCCACCCACGAGCTGAAAACACCTCTCTCGGTGGTGGGAGGCTACCTGGACAGCCTCCAGGACGGGTTTGCCGGGGAACTGAGCGACTCGCAGAGCGGGATCGTGAGTGAGGCCCTCGGCAGCTGTCACCGCATGGAGGCTCTCATCAGCGACATGCTGGACCTGGCGAAGATCGAGGCGGGCCGTATGCCCATGGAAGTCGGGGAGATGCCCGTGATCCGGGCGGTGCATAAAGTGGCTGGCCAGATGATCCCCCTTCTGCAGAAGAAGAAGCTGACCCTGGATATCCTGGAGGACGGGATGGAGGCCGCAGCCACTTTTGATGAGGACAGGGTCATCCAGGTCCTCATCAACCTCGTCGGGAACGCCATCAAGTTCACACCCGAGAACGGAAAGATCACAGTATTGGCCAGGCACGGACGCCGAACCGACCCGGCGTTCCTGGAACTCATCGTCGCCGATACCGGTATCGGGATCAGCCGGGAGGACCTGCCCCACATCTTCGAGGAGTTCGCCCAGGTGGGCCCCCCCGGCAAGGTGGAAGGCACAGGCCTGGGTCTTGCCATCTGCAAGAGGATCGTTCAGGCCCATGGTGGGAAGATCTGGGCGGAAAGCGCTCTTGGTGAAGGGACCACATTTCATTTCACCTTACCGTTGGTGAAATGA